Proteins encoded in a region of the Luteolibacter flavescens genome:
- the eno gene encoding phosphopyruvate hydratase, translated as MEHTTIVEIRGREVIDSRGNPTVEADVILECGVVGRAAVPSGASTGEHEACELRDGDKSRYLGKGVLNAVENLNGKLAPALCGMIATDQASIDAAMIAIDGTKNKSSIGANAILAVSMAVAKAAAQATGLPLYKYLGGPNAKVLPVPMMNIINGGAHSDAPIDFQEFMIMPVGAPTFREGLRYGAEIFHALKKVLHDRGLSTAVGDEGGFAPNLASADDALSVIALAVEKAGYKLGEDIAIALDVASSEFWDAKQNAYVFKKSDKSVKSAEELVAYYAGLQANYPIISIEDGCAENDWAGWKILTDKLGATTQLVGDDLFVTNVEFLSKGIATGTANSILVKVNQIGSLTETFDAVEMAKENAYTAVLSHRSGETEDNTIADIAVATNCGQIKTGSMSRSDRIAKYNQLLRIEEELGNDAVYGVGKLKVLR; from the coding sequence CTCGACCGGCGAGCACGAAGCCTGCGAACTCCGCGACGGCGACAAGTCCCGCTACCTCGGCAAGGGCGTCCTGAACGCCGTCGAAAACCTCAATGGCAAGCTGGCGCCCGCACTCTGCGGCATGATCGCCACCGACCAAGCCTCGATCGACGCCGCCATGATCGCGATCGACGGCACCAAGAACAAGTCGTCCATCGGTGCCAATGCCATCCTCGCGGTCTCGATGGCCGTGGCAAAGGCTGCCGCCCAGGCGACCGGCCTGCCGCTCTACAAGTACCTCGGCGGCCCGAACGCAAAGGTCCTGCCCGTGCCGATGATGAACATCATCAACGGCGGCGCGCACTCCGACGCTCCGATCGATTTCCAGGAATTCATGATCATGCCGGTCGGCGCTCCGACCTTCCGCGAAGGCCTGCGCTACGGTGCGGAGATCTTCCACGCGCTGAAGAAGGTGCTGCACGACCGCGGCCTCTCCACCGCCGTGGGTGACGAAGGTGGCTTCGCCCCGAACCTCGCCTCCGCGGACGACGCCCTCAGCGTCATCGCCCTGGCTGTCGAGAAGGCAGGCTACAAGCTCGGCGAGGACATCGCCATCGCGCTCGACGTCGCCTCCTCCGAGTTCTGGGATGCCAAGCAGAACGCCTACGTCTTCAAGAAGTCCGACAAGTCGGTGAAGAGCGCGGAAGAGCTCGTCGCCTACTACGCCGGCCTGCAGGCCAACTACCCGATCATCTCGATCGAGGACGGCTGCGCCGAGAACGACTGGGCAGGCTGGAAGATCCTCACCGACAAGCTCGGTGCGACCACCCAGCTCGTCGGCGACGACCTCTTCGTCACCAACGTCGAGTTCCTCTCGAAGGGTATCGCCACCGGCACCGCGAACTCGATCCTCGTGAAGGTGAACCAGATCGGCTCGCTCACCGAGACCTTTGACGCCGTGGAAATGGCCAAGGAAAACGCCTACACCGCCGTGCTCTCGCACCGCTCGGGCGAGACCGAGGACAACACCATCGCCGACATCGCCGTCGCGACGAATTGCGGCCAGATCAAGACCGGCTCCATGAGCCGCTCGGACCGTATTGCAAAGTACAACCAGCTCCTCCGCATCGAGGAAGAGCTGGGCAACGACGCCGTCTACGGCGTCGGCAAGCTGAAGGTCCTCCGCTAA
- the moaC gene encoding cyclic pyranopterin monophosphate synthase MoaC, translating to MSLTHVNEQNQAAMVDVSAKEITVRIATAEARVTVNETVAAQFDGRDFVSKKGPVFQTAILAGTMGAKQTSALIPLCHPLPLDSCKFEVAFEGREAVIRCTCKTTGKTGIEMEALTGASVAALAFYDMCKALDPAMVIHGVRLLEKTGGKSDYRAESP from the coding sequence GTGTCCCTCACCCACGTCAACGAACAGAATCAGGCCGCGATGGTGGACGTGTCGGCCAAGGAAATCACCGTCCGCATCGCCACCGCCGAGGCACGCGTCACCGTGAACGAAACGGTGGCTGCGCAATTCGACGGACGTGATTTCGTTTCGAAAAAAGGTCCCGTTTTCCAGACCGCGATCCTCGCCGGAACGATGGGGGCAAAGCAGACCTCCGCGCTGATCCCGCTCTGCCATCCGCTGCCGCTGGACTCATGCAAGTTCGAGGTGGCCTTCGAAGGACGCGAGGCCGTCATCCGCTGCACCTGCAAGACTACCGGCAAGACCGGCATCGAGATGGAAGCGCTGACCGGGGCGAGCGTCGCCGCCCTCGCCTTCTACGACATGTGCAAGGCGCTCGATCCCGCGATGGTCATTCACGGCGTGCGCCTGCTGGAAAAGACCGGAGGCAAAAGCGACTACCGGGCCGAATCCCCATGA
- a CDS encoding molybdenum cofactor biosynthesis protein MoaE encodes MFAIVTDPIDPGALRELVLDPAAGGFCSFEGWVRNHHQGRAVHALEYEAYRSLAEKEGTRILEEAKERFGIHHAVCQHRVGALGIGELAVVVCVSSSHRDAAFDACRYIIDEVKFRVPIWKKEHFADGTSGWVRCDHCHEAGHRHGHHHHG; translated from the coding sequence ATGTTTGCCATCGTCACCGATCCCATCGACCCCGGCGCGCTGCGCGAACTCGTCCTCGATCCCGCCGCGGGAGGCTTCTGCTCCTTCGAGGGCTGGGTGCGGAATCATCACCAGGGACGCGCCGTGCATGCGCTGGAGTACGAGGCCTATCGTAGTTTGGCCGAGAAGGAAGGCACCCGCATCCTGGAGGAGGCGAAGGAGCGCTTCGGCATCCACCACGCCGTCTGCCAGCACCGGGTGGGCGCGCTGGGCATCGGGGAGCTGGCCGTGGTCGTCTGCGTCTCGTCCTCGCATCGCGACGCCGCCTTCGATGCCTGCCGCTACATCATCGACGAGGTGAAATTCCGCGTGCCGATCTGGAAGAAGGAACACTTCGCCGACGGCACCTCCGGCTGGGTCCGCTGCGACCATTGCCACGAGGCGGGCCACCGCCACGGGCATCACCATCACGGGTGA
- a CDS encoding NTP transferase domain-containing protein produces MTTLILIGGKSQRMGRDKATIERPDGVRQIDWLARLATLTGGEVFLSMRNDSAPPLDLPVVTDEVAGGGPLAALAAIHNCKPDGPVLVLGCDLFLLDEATVAHLLTHRDPARHATCFANRIDGWPEPLCAIYEVSGISKAAGVLARGEYCARHFLESLDPLVLELPHPAALDNANTPQELDECFAKLRHGVTPKTVQVLYFAKLRESRGLDEEKVETLACTPAGLYEELRFRHRLPLEIGSLRAARNGDFCEWNDPISDGDEIVFIPPVAGG; encoded by the coding sequence ATGACCACCCTCATCCTCATCGGCGGCAAGAGCCAGCGCATGGGCCGCGACAAGGCGACCATCGAACGGCCCGACGGCGTCCGCCAGATCGATTGGCTGGCAAGGCTCGCCACCCTCACCGGCGGCGAGGTCTTCCTCTCGATGCGCAATGACTCCGCGCCGCCGCTCGATCTCCCGGTCGTGACCGACGAGGTCGCGGGAGGCGGCCCGCTCGCAGCGCTGGCCGCGATTCACAACTGCAAGCCGGATGGTCCGGTGCTGGTGCTCGGCTGCGATCTCTTCCTGCTCGATGAGGCGACCGTGGCGCATCTCCTCACGCACCGCGATCCCGCTCGTCACGCGACCTGCTTCGCAAACCGCATCGACGGCTGGCCGGAGCCGCTCTGTGCCATCTACGAGGTTTCTGGTATTTCGAAGGCAGCCGGAGTGTTGGCGCGGGGCGAATACTGCGCCCGCCATTTCCTCGAATCGCTCGATCCCCTCGTGCTTGAGCTCCCCCACCCGGCGGCGCTCGACAATGCGAACACGCCGCAGGAACTCGACGAGTGCTTCGCGAAGCTCCGGCACGGCGTGACGCCGAAGACAGTGCAGGTGCTCTACTTCGCCAAGCTCCGCGAGTCGCGCGGACTGGATGAGGAGAAGGTGGAAACGCTCGCCTGCACGCCCGCCGGGCTCTACGAGGAGCTTCGCTTCCGCCATCGCCTGCCCTTGGAAATCGGCAGCCTCCGCGCCGCCCGGAATGGCGACTTCTGCGAGTGGAACGACCCGATTTCCGATGGCGACGAGATCGTTTTCATCCCCCCTGTAGCCGGAGGCTGA
- a CDS encoding SDR family oxidoreductase — MSSPDGPIVLVTGASSGIGRALCGLLLERGASVLGVTRRPNALLPGVAPIQADLTKRDEVMEVFNHLGRINALVNCAGIAYLARISDGNPADWEEMWRVNVMALTLCCQLSLRHFPKQGGRIVNVSSMSGHRVPPTGGFYAPTKFAVRAVTDALRNELKAAGSPVQVACVSPGFVDTPLLDQYFRGREDTLRKTRDSMTMLRPEDVAYSILSILEAPTHVEIGDILMRSSDQQA, encoded by the coding sequence ATGAGCAGTCCAGACGGCCCCATCGTCCTCGTCACCGGAGCATCCAGCGGCATCGGCCGCGCGCTGTGCGGGCTGCTGCTGGAGCGCGGAGCCTCGGTGCTCGGGGTGACACGTCGGCCGAATGCTCTGCTGCCCGGCGTTGCTCCCATCCAGGCGGACCTGACGAAGCGTGACGAGGTGATGGAGGTCTTCAACCACCTCGGCCGCATCAATGCGCTCGTGAACTGCGCGGGCATCGCCTACCTCGCCCGCATCTCCGACGGGAATCCCGCGGACTGGGAGGAAATGTGGCGCGTGAACGTGATGGCGCTCACCCTGTGCTGCCAGCTTTCCCTCCGCCATTTCCCGAAGCAGGGCGGACGCATCGTGAATGTTTCCTCCATGAGCGGACACCGCGTGCCGCCGACCGGTGGCTTCTACGCGCCGACGAAATTCGCCGTGCGGGCCGTGACGGACGCGCTGCGGAACGAACTGAAAGCGGCAGGCTCTCCCGTGCAGGTCGCCTGTGTCTCGCCGGGCTTTGTGGACACGCCCTTGCTCGACCAGTATTTCCGCGGACGCGAGGATACCCTGCGAAAGACCCGCGACAGCATGACCATGCTCCGCCCGGAGGACGTGGCATATTCCATCCTCTCCATCCTCGAGGCACCCACCCACGTGGAGATCGGCGACATCCTGATGCGCAGCAGCGACCAGCAGGCGTAG
- the feoB gene encoding ferrous iron transporter B — MSGSLETVALAGNPNAGKTTIFNALTGSNQQVGNYAGVTVERKSGEFFTPHGKKLRLVDLPGCYSLDGGSPDQQIARKVLLGELEGEERPDLVVSVVDGSALERHLQLTLEVIETGLPVVVALNMVDVAESTGIRIDVQKLSEELGVPVVPMQANAGKGLLDLKQAMRHPFPVPAKADWTPEERQKRVLRICETAARRRDSYSATLTDRVDAVLLHPIFGWGFFLAIMFCLFWTIFAIADIPIGWIEGGTEVVAEWVSAKMPEGDLRSLIVDGVVNGIGGGVLVFLPQIVMLFFLIGLLESSGYMARAAYLMDGIMAKFRLSGRSFLPVLSSFACAIPGVMATRTIDSPKERLATIFVAPWMSCSARIPVYLTLVPLLFTDMTSVQKTLIFIGIYLTGLITALIVARLLRGRMGEDKVPNHFLLELPPYRAPQWGYIFRHVLGRAGAFLKNAGTIILAICIILWALSTYPKTDSEDPAEVLAHSAMGRISHVVEPLVKPLGFDGRTGTAILTSFAAREVFVTSMTQLFHVEESEDEDETLTNLQNTLSAATWPNGDKMFTLPALLALLVFYIYALQCLPTSAVVAREAGSWKWAAGQFLFMSGFAWVAAFIVFQVTKLFL, encoded by the coding sequence ATGTCCGGTTCCCTCGAAACCGTCGCCCTCGCCGGCAACCCCAATGCCGGGAAAACCACGATCTTCAACGCCCTCACCGGCTCGAACCAACAGGTCGGCAACTATGCCGGCGTCACGGTGGAGCGGAAAAGCGGCGAATTCTTCACCCCGCACGGGAAGAAGCTGCGCCTGGTGGACCTGCCCGGCTGCTACTCGCTCGACGGGGGCAGCCCTGACCAGCAGATCGCCCGCAAGGTGCTGCTCGGTGAGTTGGAAGGCGAAGAGCGCCCCGACCTCGTCGTCTCGGTGGTGGATGGATCGGCGCTGGAGCGTCACCTGCAGCTCACGCTGGAAGTCATCGAGACCGGCCTGCCTGTCGTCGTCGCGCTGAACATGGTGGACGTCGCCGAAAGCACCGGCATCCGCATCGACGTCCAGAAGCTCTCCGAAGAACTCGGCGTGCCGGTCGTGCCGATGCAGGCGAATGCCGGCAAGGGCCTGCTGGATCTGAAACAGGCGATGCGCCACCCCTTCCCCGTCCCCGCCAAGGCGGACTGGACTCCGGAAGAACGACAGAAGCGCGTGCTGCGGATCTGCGAAACCGCTGCAAGACGCCGCGACTCCTACAGCGCGACCCTCACCGACCGGGTGGATGCGGTGCTGCTCCATCCCATTTTCGGGTGGGGATTTTTCCTCGCGATCATGTTCTGCCTCTTCTGGACGATCTTCGCGATCGCCGACATCCCGATCGGATGGATCGAGGGCGGGACGGAAGTGGTCGCCGAGTGGGTCAGCGCGAAGATGCCGGAAGGTGATCTCCGCTCGCTGATCGTGGACGGCGTGGTCAATGGCATCGGTGGCGGCGTGCTCGTCTTCCTGCCGCAGATCGTCATGCTCTTCTTCCTCATCGGGCTGCTGGAAAGCTCCGGCTACATGGCGCGCGCCGCCTACCTGATGGATGGCATTATGGCGAAGTTTCGCCTGAGCGGACGCTCGTTCCTCCCGGTGCTCAGCTCGTTTGCCTGCGCCATCCCCGGCGTCATGGCGACTCGCACCATCGACTCGCCGAAGGAGCGGCTGGCCACGATCTTCGTCGCGCCGTGGATGAGCTGTTCGGCGCGTATCCCGGTTTACCTCACTCTTGTCCCGCTGCTCTTCACGGACATGACCAGCGTCCAGAAGACGCTGATCTTCATCGGAATCTACCTCACCGGCCTGATCACCGCGCTCATCGTCGCGCGGCTGCTGCGCGGCCGCATGGGCGAGGACAAGGTGCCCAATCACTTCCTGCTGGAGCTACCTCCCTACCGCGCGCCGCAGTGGGGCTACATCTTCCGCCACGTCCTCGGTCGGGCGGGTGCCTTCCTGAAGAATGCGGGCACCATCATTCTCGCGATCTGCATCATCCTCTGGGCTCTGAGCACGTATCCGAAGACCGACTCGGAAGATCCCGCCGAAGTGCTCGCTCACAGCGCGATGGGCCGCATCAGCCACGTCGTCGAGCCGCTGGTGAAGCCGCTCGGTTTCGACGGCCGCACCGGCACCGCCATCCTCACCTCCTTTGCTGCCCGAGAGGTCTTCGTCACCTCCATGACCCAGCTCTTCCATGTCGAGGAGTCGGAGGATGAGGACGAGACGCTGACGAATCTCCAGAACACGCTCAGCGCCGCCACCTGGCCGAATGGCGACAAGATGTTCACCCTGCCCGCGCTGCTGGCATTGCTCGTCTTCTACATCTACGCCTTGCAGTGCTTGCCGACTTCAGCAGTCGTCGCGCGTGAAGCGGGATCGTGGAAATGGGCCGCCGGGCAATTCCTCTTCATGAGCGGCTTTGCCTGGGTGGCGGCCTTCATCGTCTTCCAAGTCACCAAGCTATTCCTCTGA
- the rsmD gene encoding 16S rRNA (guanine(966)-N(2))-methyltransferase RsmD, whose amino-acid sequence MRIIAGKAGRLAIKVPKAVARPTTDFVRQAVFSILGPQVEGTTVLDLFAGSGALGLEALSRGAASCVFVDEHRQAETVIRENLAKARLEGGRVVRSDVHAWVSRDIGRYDLIFADPPYAKTSLDRDHLKELLAKPALLERLADGGYLIAECSTSTRSPEGPGWVLTERREYGSSAILLYQAA is encoded by the coding sequence GTGCGCATCATCGCGGGAAAAGCAGGACGGCTGGCCATCAAGGTGCCGAAGGCAGTGGCAAGGCCGACGACCGACTTTGTCCGGCAGGCGGTTTTCTCCATCCTCGGCCCGCAGGTCGAGGGGACGACGGTGCTGGATCTCTTCGCGGGGTCGGGTGCGCTTGGATTGGAAGCGCTCAGCCGCGGTGCGGCTTCGTGCGTCTTTGTCGATGAGCATCGCCAGGCGGAGACCGTGATCCGCGAAAACCTGGCCAAGGCGCGACTCGAAGGCGGGCGCGTGGTGCGCTCCGACGTGCATGCCTGGGTCTCCCGCGACATCGGACGCTACGACCTGATCTTCGCCGATCCGCCGTATGCGAAGACCTCCCTCGACCGGGATCACCTCAAGGAGCTGCTTGCGAAACCTGCGCTTCTGGAACGCCTCGCCGACGGTGGCTACCTCATCGCGGAGTGCTCCACCTCCACCCGCAGTCCGGAAGGTCCCGGCTGGGTGCTGACCGAGCGGCGCGAGTATGGCAGCAGCGCCATCCTGCTCTATCAGGCCGCTTGA
- the moaA gene encoding GTP 3',8-cyclase MoaA, with product MPETFSFPVAAIRGHGSSVSLPVDQFGRGIRDLRISLTDRCNFRCRYCMPVEVFGPGYRFLPREDLLSFEEIVRLTCLLVPLGVEKVRLTGGEPLLRRGIEDLVAMLSSIDGVKDIAITTNGVLLAHHAEPLALAGLSRVTVSLDAIDPEIFARMNGVGAKVERVLAGINAAQTYGLKVKVNAVIQRGVNEGEVLPLARWAKSQGVDLRYIEYMDVGETNGWKLAEVVSAEELIGVLSTEFDLAPRDPAYRGEVAAHWRHRDGAGEIGVISSVTRPFCRDCQRLRLSADGKFFTCLFAADGHDIRGLLRSEAADDVLLAAVRGLWSARMDRYSEERGLVPHPKAEMSYLGG from the coding sequence ATGCCTGAGACCTTTTCATTTCCCGTGGCCGCCATCCGCGGCCATGGTAGCAGCGTGAGCTTGCCAGTGGATCAGTTCGGGCGCGGCATACGGGATCTGCGGATCTCGCTGACGGACCGTTGCAATTTCCGCTGCCGCTACTGCATGCCGGTGGAGGTCTTCGGCCCCGGCTATCGCTTCCTGCCGCGGGAGGACCTGCTGAGCTTCGAGGAGATCGTCAGGCTGACCTGCCTGCTCGTGCCGCTGGGTGTGGAGAAGGTCCGCCTCACCGGAGGCGAGCCGCTGCTTCGCCGGGGCATCGAGGATCTGGTGGCGATGTTGTCTTCCATCGATGGCGTGAAGGACATCGCCATCACCACGAATGGGGTGCTGCTCGCCCATCATGCCGAGCCGCTGGCACTGGCTGGCCTGAGCCGGGTGACGGTCAGCCTCGACGCGATCGATCCGGAAATCTTTGCCCGGATGAATGGCGTCGGTGCCAAGGTCGAGCGCGTGCTGGCGGGCATCAATGCGGCCCAAACCTACGGGCTGAAGGTGAAGGTGAATGCCGTCATCCAGCGCGGGGTGAACGAAGGCGAGGTGCTCCCGCTCGCCCGCTGGGCGAAGTCGCAGGGGGTCGATCTACGATACATCGAGTACATGGATGTCGGCGAGACCAATGGCTGGAAGCTGGCCGAGGTGGTGTCCGCCGAGGAATTGATTGGAGTGCTTTCCACCGAGTTCGACCTCGCGCCGCGTGATCCCGCCTACCGTGGCGAGGTGGCGGCGCACTGGCGGCATCGCGACGGGGCAGGGGAGATCGGCGTGATTTCCTCGGTCACGCGGCCGTTTTGCCGGGATTGCCAGCGGCTGCGGCTGTCGGCAGACGGGAAATTTTTCACCTGCCTCTTCGCAGCCGACGGTCACGATATTCGCGGCCTCTTGCGCAGCGAGGCCGCGGACGACGTCCTGCTGGCAGCGGTGCGGGGACTGTGGTCTGCAAGGATGGACCGTTACTCCGAGGAGCGCGGACTCGTGCCCCACCCAAAGGCCGAAATGAGCTACCTCGGCGGATAA
- the uxaC gene encoding glucuronate isomerase, which produces MAYLDESFLLHSPTARRLFHEVAKDQPIFDYHCHLSPKEIATNHRWKNLADIWLGGDHYKWRLLRANGIDEEYITGSASPREKFQAWAETVPYTLRNPIHHWTHLELRRYFGIETLLSPATADEIWEQANARLAEPDFCVHGILDKFRVSMVGTTDDPADPLDHHEAIANSTLKTKVLPTFRPDKAFAVDQPKAFNAWIEKLEEITDSGIHHVSDLLQALQKRHDDFHAAGCRLSDHGLERCPALPCDDADASIIFDKARRGLPVTAEEKEKFTFFLMVFFGQQDAAKGWTKQLHLGPFRNVNPRMFERLGPDAGFDTIGDERQGAALITYLGTLAERGSLPQVILYNINPRDNYLFAAMTGAFQDGSVAGKIQFGSGWWFLDQKDGMELQLNALSSTGLLSRFVGMLTDSRSFLSFPRHEYFRRILCNLIGSEADRGELPDDFDALSKLIADVCSGNASRYFGF; this is translated from the coding sequence ATGGCCTACCTCGACGAATCGTTCCTCCTCCACTCGCCGACCGCCCGCCGCTTGTTCCATGAAGTGGCGAAGGATCAGCCGATCTTCGACTACCACTGCCATCTCTCGCCAAAGGAGATCGCGACCAATCACCGCTGGAAAAACCTGGCCGACATCTGGCTGGGCGGCGATCACTACAAGTGGCGGCTGCTGCGCGCCAATGGTATCGACGAGGAATACATCACCGGGTCCGCCTCACCGCGCGAGAAATTCCAGGCATGGGCGGAGACCGTCCCCTACACGCTGCGGAATCCGATCCACCACTGGACGCATCTCGAGCTGCGCCGCTACTTCGGCATCGAGACCCTGCTGAGCCCCGCCACCGCGGACGAGATCTGGGAGCAGGCAAATGCCCGCCTCGCCGAGCCTGACTTCTGTGTCCACGGCATCCTGGACAAATTCCGCGTCTCCATGGTCGGCACCACTGACGATCCCGCGGACCCGCTCGACCATCACGAGGCCATCGCCAACAGCACCCTGAAGACGAAGGTGCTTCCCACCTTCCGCCCCGACAAGGCATTCGCGGTCGATCAGCCGAAGGCCTTCAATGCCTGGATCGAGAAGCTGGAGGAAATCACCGACTCCGGCATCCATCACGTGTCCGACCTTCTGCAGGCCCTTCAGAAGCGTCACGATGATTTCCACGCCGCCGGATGCCGCCTCTCCGACCACGGGCTGGAGCGCTGCCCCGCCCTGCCCTGCGACGACGCGGATGCCTCGATCATCTTTGACAAGGCACGCCGCGGCCTGCCGGTGACTGCGGAGGAAAAGGAGAAATTCACCTTCTTCCTCATGGTCTTCTTCGGCCAGCAGGATGCGGCGAAGGGCTGGACGAAGCAGCTCCACCTCGGACCCTTCCGGAACGTGAACCCGCGGATGTTCGAACGGCTCGGCCCGGACGCCGGATTCGACACCATCGGTGACGAGCGCCAAGGGGCCGCCCTCATCACCTATCTCGGCACGCTCGCCGAGCGCGGCAGCCTGCCACAGGTGATTCTCTACAATATCAACCCGCGGGACAATTACCTCTTCGCCGCGATGACCGGCGCCTTCCAGGACGGCAGCGTCGCGGGCAAGATCCAGTTCGGCAGCGGCTGGTGGTTCCTCGACCAGAAGGACGGCATGGAGCTCCAGCTCAATGCCCTCTCTTCCACCGGACTCCTGTCGCGCTTCGTCGGCATGCTCACCGACTCGCGGTCGTTCCTCTCCTTCCCGCGCCACGAGTATTTCCGCCGCATCCTCTGCAACCTGATCGGTTCCGAGGCCGACCGCGGCGAATTACCGGACGACTTCGATGCGCTCTCGAAGCTCATCGCCGACGTGTGCAGCGGGAATGCCAGCCGGTACTTCGGCTTCTGA
- a CDS encoding ferrous iron transport protein A produces MALATAQDLESDSLLSLSQAKVGCDFQIKLLKGPACDQLRKLGFCESLQVRKLADGRNLICSVCGTRLALSRELASQVMVAVA; encoded by the coding sequence ATGGCGCTCGCAACGGCCCAGGACCTGGAAAGCGACAGCCTGCTCAGCCTGAGCCAGGCCAAGGTGGGCTGTGACTTCCAGATCAAGCTCCTGAAAGGCCCGGCCTGCGATCAACTCCGCAAGCTCGGCTTCTGCGAGTCCCTCCAGGTCCGCAAGCTGGCCGACGGCCGCAATCTGATCTGCTCCGTGTGTGGCACCCGTCTCGCCCTCAGCCGTGAGCTGGCCAGCCAGGTGATGGTCGCCGTCGCCTGA
- a CDS encoding molybdopterin molybdotransferase MoeA: MDRLLTLAEADALTASLRPLGTEAVDLAAALSRTLAAPLVADRPFPPYHRAMMDGIAFSAGSLPPTGPVTLAGLHAAGVPPPAPLAPGHAWEIMTGAIVPDDCDTVVPYEDLADGRPAGDFEKGQFIHEAGSDATTGAVLVDGSSRIGPVEIAVAASVGVGQIEVFRQARIAILSTGDEAVPPDVIPRAWEIRRSNGPMLEAMLRRRGNSVTFHDHAPDDPEICGRLLDAALAECNVLLICGGISKGKKDFIRGLLEERLGKPAFHGVEQRPGKPLAFWQGPPVVFALPGNPVSVLATFTRHVLPALARLEGREFIPAKVSMNEALKCLPKFSWLLTVASGPDGTLRALPPSNSGDFISVAGACGIIEVPPASSQTEFKFFPFPGFP; the protein is encoded by the coding sequence GTGGACCGACTCCTGACGCTCGCCGAAGCCGACGCCCTCACGGCATCGCTGCGTCCGCTCGGCACGGAAGCGGTGGATCTCGCCGCAGCGCTCAGCCGCACCTTGGCCGCCCCTCTTGTCGCCGACCGGCCCTTCCCTCCCTACCACCGGGCGATGATGGACGGCATCGCCTTCTCCGCGGGCTCCTTGCCCCCCACAGGCCCGGTCACCCTTGCGGGATTACATGCGGCCGGTGTCCCGCCACCCGCGCCGCTGGCTCCGGGCCATGCTTGGGAAATCATGACCGGTGCCATCGTTCCCGATGACTGCGACACCGTGGTGCCCTACGAGGATCTGGCAGATGGGAGGCCCGCCGGGGATTTCGAGAAAGGACAGTTCATCCACGAGGCCGGCAGCGATGCCACGACGGGAGCCGTGCTGGTGGATGGTAGTTCGCGCATCGGCCCGGTCGAGATCGCCGTCGCGGCATCGGTGGGCGTCGGGCAGATCGAGGTCTTCCGCCAGGCTCGCATCGCCATCCTCTCCACCGGCGACGAGGCAGTACCGCCCGATGTCATCCCGCGGGCGTGGGAAATCCGCCGCTCGAATGGCCCCATGCTGGAGGCCATGCTCCGCCGCCGCGGCAATTCCGTAACCTTCCACGATCACGCTCCGGATGATCCGGAGATTTGCGGAAGGCTGCTCGATGCCGCGCTCGCGGAGTGCAATGTCCTGCTGATCTGCGGAGGCATTTCGAAAGGAAAGAAGGACTTCATCCGGGGCCTGTTAGAGGAGCGTCTGGGCAAGCCTGCCTTCCATGGCGTCGAACAGCGCCCGGGCAAGCCGCTGGCATTCTGGCAAGGACCGCCGGTCGTCTTCGCGCTGCCGGGCAATCCCGTCTCGGTGCTCGCCACCTTCACCCGGCACGTCCTGCCAGCACTCGCACGACTCGAAGGCAGGGAATTCATTCCCGCCAAAGTGAGCATGAACGAAGCTCTGAAATGCCTGCCGAAATTCTCATGGCTGCTGACCGTGGCGAGCGGTCCGGATGGCACGCTGCGGGCTCTTCCTCCGTCAAATTCCGGCGACTTCATTTCGGTGGCAGGGGCCTGCGGTATCATCGAGGTTCCACCCGCCAGCTCGCAAACTGAGTTCAAATTTTTCCCATTCCCCGGTTTCCCATAA